The following are encoded in a window of uncultured Sphaerochaeta sp. genomic DNA:
- a CDS encoding S41 family peptidase, whose amino-acid sequence MKSIYTRRLSLSFIVLLMILPLFAGGSVEQVLASPLSGGYTSQESGADQISFDMASLERLYRYVDSIYINEVDKEKMFNDLATALVASLDDPYSFYVPPTEAKEYQEETSGVYGGIGTYLNKPVPENKDPSDPSTYMITIVSPFPGSPAQRAGLRAGDLISHIEGEAVDELTSYEASMLLRGEPNTTVTITVYRSGTSFDLTLVREMITTPTVDSGILENDIGYIILSEFTPQTGKQLLEHVQKLMEEDIVGLIIDERNNGGGAVDGTMQAANIFLEEGKTLVTIQGKKGTRRDQRYISSGDPEVPLDLPIVILTNTGSASSAEIFAAAMKDNNRATLIGTKTFGKGVVQDVFQFGEGFAQVTTAHYYTPNGENIHEKGIEPDILVDDVELTDEEIPLFETLMTENALSSYVKENPEPTDENIRAFAEQYKERGINEEILLLLIRNEYLSKMPYEDRPIADPIFDRQLRRAIEFIRSGS is encoded by the coding sequence ATGAAAAGCATATATACCCGTAGGCTCAGCCTAAGTTTCATAGTACTGTTGATGATTCTTCCCCTCTTTGCAGGGGGCTCGGTAGAGCAGGTCCTTGCTTCTCCGTTATCGGGTGGCTATACCTCCCAGGAATCAGGAGCAGATCAAATCTCATTTGATATGGCCTCCTTGGAGCGGTTGTACCGCTATGTGGATTCCATTTATATCAATGAAGTCGACAAAGAGAAAATGTTCAATGACCTTGCCACAGCACTGGTCGCCAGTCTCGATGATCCATATTCTTTCTATGTACCGCCTACCGAGGCAAAAGAGTACCAGGAAGAAACATCAGGTGTGTATGGAGGCATCGGAACCTACCTCAATAAACCAGTCCCTGAAAACAAGGATCCCAGTGACCCATCCACCTATATGATCACCATCGTCTCTCCGTTCCCAGGATCCCCTGCCCAACGGGCAGGCTTACGTGCAGGAGATTTGATCAGTCATATCGAGGGGGAAGCGGTAGATGAGTTAACCAGTTATGAGGCAAGTATGCTTCTTCGCGGTGAGCCCAATACCACTGTCACCATTACCGTCTACAGGAGTGGAACCTCTTTTGACCTAACTCTTGTGAGGGAGATGATCACAACACCCACCGTAGATAGCGGAATCCTTGAAAATGATATTGGATACATCATTCTTTCCGAATTCACTCCCCAAACAGGGAAACAACTCCTTGAACATGTTCAGAAGCTCATGGAGGAGGACATCGTTGGCCTTATCATCGATGAGCGTAACAATGGAGGAGGGGCTGTGGATGGAACCATGCAAGCAGCAAACATCTTCCTGGAGGAAGGGAAGACATTGGTCACCATCCAAGGGAAGAAGGGAACAAGAAGGGACCAGCGATACATCTCCAGTGGAGATCCTGAAGTTCCGCTTGACCTCCCAATTGTCATCCTTACCAATACAGGGTCAGCCTCTTCAGCAGAGATTTTTGCAGCTGCAATGAAGGACAACAATCGTGCTACCTTGATCGGTACAAAAACCTTTGGAAAAGGAGTCGTGCAGGATGTCTTCCAGTTTGGAGAGGGGTTTGCACAGGTGACTACTGCTCACTACTACACCCCCAATGGCGAGAATATCCATGAAAAAGGTATTGAACCCGATATCCTGGTAGATGATGTAGAACTCACTGATGAGGAGATTCCGCTCTTTGAAACACTGATGACAGAAAATGCCCTCTCTTCCTATGTGAAGGAGAACCCAGAACCAACGGATGAAAATATCAGGGCGTTTGCTGAGCAGTACAAGGAGAGGGGTATCAATGAGGAGATCCTGCTTCTGTTGATCAGAAACGAGTATCTCTCCAAGATGCCCTATGAAGATCGTCCCATTGCAGACCCCATCTTCGACCGGCAACTAAGAAGGGCAATCGAGTTCATCAGGAGTGGATCGTGA